Within Massilia litorea, the genomic segment ACCTGGCCTTCAAGGCGGATAACCAGAACCTGGGCAAGTCCTACGCCACGGGTATCGACTGGGACATCACCGGCCGCTACCGTACCCCTTGGGGCGCGCTGACCTCGCAGCTGAACATCTCGCAGATGCTGCGCGAGAAGGGCCAGCTGGAACAAAACGGAGAGTACTTCTCGGCGATCGCCAACTTCGCCGAGTTGGGCACCGTGACCTTCCGCAACCGCGGCACCTGGCGCAATACCCTGAAGACCGGCAACTTCTCGACCACCCTGAGCGCGAACTTCAAGTCGGGCTACCGCGACCAGGAAACCCTGGTCGATGTACTTGACGCCGGCGGCAACGTCACCGGCCAGGAAGAAGTGCGCTACAAGGTCAAGTCCTTCGCCACCTTCGACCTGCAGACCGTCTGGACCCCGAACGCGACCTGGTCGGTCACCGCCGGCGTCCTGAACCTGGCCGACAAGGAACCACCTTTCGTTCCCTCGACCTCGGGCGCGAACCGCGGCCAGCAGTTCGGCTACGACGACCGCTACTACGATGCACGCGGCCGTACCGCGTACATCAACGCGTCCTACCGGTTCTGACGCGTCACCCGTCGCACCCACATCCGCCGGCCTGCCCGGCGGATTTTTTTTGTCCGCGCACGCCCGGTGCAGCCCTGCAACACCCTGAGGTATCATAGCGGATTGACCGCACCGCGCCCGCAGGGCCGGCACACCTGGCTTTCAAGGCAAACATGGCAATCAAACTCAAGAACGACAAGGACATCGCGAAGATGCGCGTCGCCGGCCGCATGGCCGCCGAAGTCCTGGAAATGATCAATGAATACGTCGTTCCCGGCGTCTCCACCGAAGAACTCGACCGCCGCTGCAACGAGTACATCCGCAAGGTACAGAAGGCAACGCCGGCCAACGTCGGCTACCACGGCTTCCCGAAGACCCTGTGCACCTCGGTGAATGGCGTGGTCTGCCACGGCATCCCGAGCGAAAAGGAAATTTTGAAGGACGGCGACATCGTCAACATCGACGTCACCGTGATCAAGGACGGCTGGCACGGCGACACCAGCCGCATGTACTACGCCGGCACGCCCAGCCTCGAGGCGAAGCGCCTGGTCGACACCACCTATGAATGCATGATGGCGGGCATCCGCACGGTGCGTCCCGGTTCGCGCCTGGGCGACGTCGGCCACGCGATCCAGAAAATCGCCGAGGCCGCCGGTTATTCGGTGGTACGCGACTACTGCGGCCACGGCATCGGCCGCGTCTACCACGAAGACCCGCAGGTGCTGCACTACGGCCGCCCGAACACGGGCCTGCTGCTGAAGGAAGGCATGACGTTTACGGTCGAGCCGATGATCAATGCCGGCGACGACGAAGTGGCCCAGCTCGACGACGGCTGGACCGTGGTGACGCGCGACGGCTCGCTCTCGGCCCAGTGGGAACACATGATCGCGGTCACCGCCAATGGCTTCGAGATCCTGACACCCTGGCCAAAGGCCTGAGCGCAGGCGATGGACGAAAAAAAACCCGCCGGTCGGCGGGTTTTTCATTGCTGCTTGCGAGAATTATTTGGCGTTCATCAGCGCGACGGTGGTGTCGAGCATGCGGTTCGAGAAGCCCCACTCGTTGTCGTACCACGACGAGACTTTCACCAGGCGGCCCGAGACCTTGGTCAGGGTCGAATCGAAGTTCGACGAGGCCGGGTTGTGGTTGAAGTCGATCGAGACCAGCGGCTCGGTCTGGTAGGTCAGGATGCCTTTCAGGGCGCCTTCCGAGGCGCTCTTCAGGATCGAATTGACCTCGTCCACCGTGGTGTCGCGCTTGGCGATGAAGGACAGGTCGACCAGCGAGACGTTGATGGTCGGCACGCGGATCGCGAAGCCGTCCAGCTTGCCGTTCAGTTCAGGCAGCACCAGGCCGACCGCGGCGGCCGCGCCGGTCTTGGTCGGGATCATGCTCATGGTGGCCGAACGGGCGCGGCGCAGGTCTTCGTGCATCACGTCCGACAGCACCTGGTCGTTGGTGTAGGCGTGCACGGTGGTCATCAGGCCGGTTTCCAGGCCGATGGCGTCGTTCAGCGGCTTGACCAGCGGGGCCAGGCAGTTGGTGGTGCAGGAAGCGTTCGAAATGACGGTGTCGGTCGACTTCAGCACGTCCTGGTTGACGCCGAAGACGATGGTGGCGTCCACATCCTTGCCGCCCGGTGCCGAGATGATGACCTTCTTGGCGCCGCCCTTCAGGTGGGCCGATGCCTTTTCCTTGGTGGTGAAGAAGCCCGTGCATTCCAGCACCACGTCCACGCCCAGCTCGCCCCATGGGATTTCGGCCGGGTTACGCTGCGCGAACACGCGGATCGGATCGCCGTTGACGATCATGTTGTCGCCTTCGACCGTGACGGTGCCCGGGAACTTGCCGTGGGCGGTGTCATAGCGGGTCAGGTGGGCGTTCGACTCGGCATTGCCGAGGTCGTTGATCGCCACGATCTGGATGTCTTGCTTTTTGCCGCCTTCGTAGAAAGCGCGCAGGATGTTGCGGCCGATGCGGCCGTAGCCGTTGATTGCAACTTTGATCGTCATTGCTTAGCTCCTG encodes:
- the gap gene encoding type I glyceraldehyde-3-phosphate dehydrogenase, with product MTIKVAINGYGRIGRNILRAFYEGGKKQDIQIVAINDLGNAESNAHLTRYDTAHGKFPGTVTVEGDNMIVNGDPIRVFAQRNPAEIPWGELGVDVVLECTGFFTTKEKASAHLKGGAKKVIISAPGGKDVDATIVFGVNQDVLKSTDTVISNASCTTNCLAPLVKPLNDAIGLETGLMTTVHAYTNDQVLSDVMHEDLRRARSATMSMIPTKTGAAAAVGLVLPELNGKLDGFAIRVPTINVSLVDLSFIAKRDTTVDEVNSILKSASEGALKGILTYQTEPLVSIDFNHNPASSNFDSTLTKVSGRLVKVSSWYDNEWGFSNRMLDTTVALMNAK
- the map gene encoding type I methionyl aminopeptidase, giving the protein MAIKLKNDKDIAKMRVAGRMAAEVLEMINEYVVPGVSTEELDRRCNEYIRKVQKATPANVGYHGFPKTLCTSVNGVVCHGIPSEKEILKDGDIVNIDVTVIKDGWHGDTSRMYYAGTPSLEAKRLVDTTYECMMAGIRTVRPGSRLGDVGHAIQKIAEAAGYSVVRDYCGHGIGRVYHEDPQVLHYGRPNTGLLLKEGMTFTVEPMINAGDDEVAQLDDGWTVVTRDGSLSAQWEHMIAVTANGFEILTPWPKA